The segment GCTGGTGGGCTACACCAACGCCGGCAAGTCCACCCTGTTCAACGCGATCACCGCCGGCGGCGTGTATGCCGCCGACCAGCTGTTCGCCACGCTCGACCCCACCGTGCGGCGCATCGAGGACCTCAGCTGCGGGCCGGCGGTGATCGCCGACACCGTCGGCTTCGTGCGCGACCTGCCGCACGACCTGGTCGCCGCCTTCCGCGGCACCCTGGCCGAGGCACGCGACGCCGACCTGCTGCTGCACGTCAGCGACGCCGCCGACGAGGAGCGCGACCGCCTGCACCGCGTGGTCGACGGCGTGCTGGAGGAGATCGGCGCCGGCGACCTGCCGCAGCTGCACGTGATGAACAAGATCGATCTGGCCGGTGCCGAGCCGCGCATCGTCCGCGACGGCGAAGGCCGCCCGGTGCAGGTGTGGCTCTCGGCCGGAACCGGGCAGGGGCTGGAGTTGCTGCGCGAGGCGCTGGGCGAACTGCTCGGCGGCGACCGCGTGCGTTCCGAACTGAGCCTGCCGTTGTCGGCCGGTCGCCTGCACGCCCGGCTCAAGGCCGCCGGCGCGATTGCCGGCGAGCGGGTCGACGAGGACGGCTGGCACCTGGACATCGACGCTCCGCGCAGCGTCATCGCCCCGCTCAGCGGCGGCCCCGGTGGCGACGCCGTGCTGCTGCGTGACCTGCTCGAACGCACCG is part of the Dyella thiooxydans genome and harbors:
- the hflX gene encoding ribosome rescue GTPase HflX, coding for MFDRQKRGDRALLVQPHSRGEGDAARRAEEFAELAKSAGAEILGTVPARVDVPNPRFYIGTGKADEVAEMARALEADLVLVDHLLSPVQERNLEKHLGVRVVDRAGLILDIFAQRARSHEGKLEVELAQLKHIATRLVRGWTHLDAQRGGAIGNRGPGETQLETDRRLLAERVKMLTKRLEKVQVQRGQQRRARLRNTVPRVALVGYTNAGKSTLFNAITAGGVYAADQLFATLDPTVRRIEDLSCGPAVIADTVGFVRDLPHDLVAAFRGTLAEARDADLLLHVSDAADEERDRLHRVVDGVLEEIGAGDLPQLHVMNKIDLAGAEPRIVRDGEGRPVQVWLSAGTGQGLELLREALGELLGGDRVRSELSLPLSAGRLHARLKAAGAIAGERVDEDGWHLDIDAPRSVIAPLSGGPGGDAVLLRDLLERTAPPLE